One genomic window of Borreliella garinii includes the following:
- the flhF gene encoding flagellar biosynthesis protein FlhF, producing the protein MVQYFTEKGPTYNEVIEIIKKKYGKNARVMTYKTVPHGGILGLFSKDWVEVSGYVRYDIGNQQINVEDEKRKILQSIKREENSSIEDVLKEVKSLKTELAHKKENINHPTITKIEDILRENDFSENYIKDINEFIKREFSLSDLDDYERVREDVVLYIAKTIKCSGSIIDDLKKRVFILVGPTGVGKTTTIAKLAAIYGINGESKSLNIKIITIDNYRIGAKKQIQTYGDIMGIPVRAIESFKDLKDEITDSKDFDLILVDTIGKSPKDFMKLAEMKELLNACGRDAEFHLAVSSTTKTSDVKEIFHQFSPFNYKTVIFTKVDETTCVGNLISLIYEMKKVVSYVTDGQIVPHNISVAEPLTFIRRINGYRISDDAEFIKKIKSKSYY; encoded by the coding sequence ATGGTTCAATATTTTACAGAAAAAGGTCCAACTTATAATGAAGTTATAGAAATAATTAAGAAAAAATATGGCAAGAATGCTAGGGTTATGACCTATAAAACCGTTCCTCATGGAGGGATTTTAGGTTTGTTTAGCAAAGATTGGGTTGAAGTTTCAGGTTATGTTAGATATGACATTGGTAATCAACAGATTAATGTTGAAGATGAAAAACGAAAAATCCTTCAAAGCATTAAAAGAGAGGAAAATTCTTCAATTGAAGATGTGCTAAAAGAAGTTAAATCTCTTAAAACAGAACTTGCTCACAAAAAAGAAAATATTAATCATCCAACAATTACAAAAATCGAAGACATTCTAAGAGAAAATGATTTTTCTGAAAACTATATTAAAGACATTAATGAGTTTATTAAGAGAGAATTTAGTTTGTCAGATCTTGATGATTATGAGAGAGTTAGAGAGGACGTTGTTTTATATATTGCAAAGACAATTAAATGTTCAGGTTCTATTATAGATGATCTTAAGAAAAGAGTTTTTATTTTAGTTGGCCCAACAGGTGTTGGAAAGACTACTACAATTGCAAAACTTGCAGCAATTTATGGTATTAATGGAGAATCTAAAAGTTTGAATATTAAGATTATTACTATTGATAATTATCGTATTGGGGCTAAAAAACAAATTCAAACTTATGGTGATATTATGGGTATTCCTGTTAGAGCAATTGAGTCTTTTAAAGATTTAAAAGATGAAATTACTGATTCAAAGGATTTCGATCTTATACTTGTTGATACAATTGGTAAAAGTCCTAAAGATTTTATGAAGCTTGCTGAGATGAAGGAGCTTCTTAATGCTTGTGGAAGAGATGCTGAATTTCACTTGGCCGTAAGCTCTACTACAAAAACATCAGATGTTAAAGAAATATTTCATCAATTTTCTCCTTTTAATTACAAAACTGTGATTTTTACCAAAGTGGATGAAACCACTTGCGTTGGAAATTTAATAAGTTTGATTTACGAAATGAAAAAAGTAGTTTCTTATGTTACGGATGGGCAAATTGTTCCTCATAATATCAGTGTTGCAGAACCACTTACTTTTATTAGAAGAATAAATGGCTACAGAATAAGCGATGATGCAGAGTTTATTAAGAAGATAAAAAGTAAATCTTATTATTAA
- a CDS encoding M23 family metallopeptidase, whose amino-acid sequence MIIPKKKQRVEKRKKNFLFSSKKNINFELKDFADIRNIGKRRKKVFKLKNFFKKIDFFFFKKVSLFSYKLKIQNINHYEYKYYYNNFKEKVFDIFSLKFDYKFIFKLNAIIFIFVLIFYINIFSYYGSYIFLNRLTLPKDYFIDTFLYYSDQDIAQINSYLPDSNVSANVPEFKKNFVLKVFDHKIKPGETLSHVAARYQTTSETLISFNEIKDVRNIKPNSVIKVPNMKGIIYVVKKNDSISSIASAYNIPKVDILDSNNLDNEVLFLGQKLFIPGGRLPKDFLKEVLGETFIYPVQGVITSGYGYRPDPFTRVISFHNGIDIANLANTPIKAAREGIVVTVGFNAGGYGKYIIISHSNGFQTLYAHLNSFAVKVGKKVSRGAVIGYMGSTGYSTGNHLHFTIFKNGKTENPMKYLR is encoded by the coding sequence ATGATTATACCAAAAAAAAAGCAAAGGGTAGAAAAACGTAAAAAAAATTTTTTATTCAGTAGTAAGAAGAATATTAATTTTGAATTAAAAGATTTTGCCGATATTAGAAATATTGGTAAAAGAAGAAAAAAAGTTTTCAAGTTAAAAAACTTTTTTAAAAAAATTGATTTTTTTTTTTTTAAAAAAGTTTCTTTATTTTCCTATAAGCTTAAAATACAAAATATTAATCATTATGAATATAAATATTATTATAATAACTTTAAAGAAAAAGTTTTTGATATTTTTAGCTTGAAATTCGATTATAAGTTTATTTTTAAGCTAAATGCAATAATTTTTATTTTTGTATTAATATTTTATATTAATATTTTTTCTTATTACGGTTCTTATATTTTTTTAAATAGACTCACCTTACCCAAAGATTATTTTATTGATACATTTTTATATTATAGCGATCAAGATATAGCGCAAATTAATAGCTATTTGCCTGATTCTAATGTTTCTGCAAATGTTCCTGAATTTAAAAAAAATTTTGTATTAAAGGTGTTTGACCATAAAATTAAGCCTGGAGAAACTCTTTCTCATGTTGCAGCTAGATATCAAACAACTAGTGAGACTTTAATTTCTTTTAATGAAATTAAAGATGTAAGAAATATTAAGCCAAATTCAGTTATTAAAGTTCCTAATATGAAAGGAATTATTTATGTTGTTAAAAAAAATGACTCTATTTCATCTATAGCTAGTGCCTATAATATTCCCAAAGTGGATATTTTAGATTCTAATAATCTTGATAATGAAGTTTTATTTTTAGGGCAAAAATTGTTTATTCCTGGAGGAAGATTGCCTAAAGATTTTTTAAAAGAGGTATTAGGAGAGACTTTTATTTATCCTGTACAAGGTGTTATTACTTCAGGATATGGGTATCGACCAGATCCATTTACAAGAGTTATTAGCTTTCACAATGGAATAGATATTGCAAATTTAGCCAATACTCCCATTAAAGCCGCAAGAGAGGGTATTGTTGTAACTGTAGGATTTAATGCGGGAGGATATGGGAAATATATTATTATTTCCCATAGTAATGGATTTCAAACTTTATATGCACATTTGAATTCTTTTGCTGTTAAAGTTGGGAAAAAAGTTTCAAGGGGAGCAGTAATAGGCTATATGGGAAGTACTGGCTATAGCACAGGCAATCACTTACATTTTACAATTTTTAAGAATGGCAAAACCGAAAATCCTATGAAATATTTAAGGTAG
- a CDS encoding FapA family protein, with product MDDAAINFSELCDKMRAYLERENHVDLMEIEADTLEEALNDASLELSVPYKELDYEILLKGSNGILGYGRKKWKIVAYRNSSSKPKVSLDSKNDSGEEKTISSDGEFFIKKSSKGVFLKVISSKGQGVPINYQDVLSKLELHSNIENFNKDIVKGIVENASGYYEKIADFESDPSENVTMMVHISENSMSVTIEFTTPGINGAEIFAQDIFNILRKYGVIDIAILKDKVAKFVDYPVYGEPIELARGLEPVKGKDSYIDFIVDENNRLGEYEVSSIGFRNVVEGEELARIIPFGKGVDGYTVFGKVLKSESGQDINFILGENTFRDGYKIRAKCNGYMSVSDGIISVHNIYLVKGDVGPATGDIVNNGMVLVQGNVLDGYNIMAKSGIEVKGLVGRCNLKTDGSIIFHSGVNGKGDSKIYARGNIRAKFLENVTLSCGGEVEVLRGIVNSSVSSKKRVLCIGKKSKIVGSSVYAKEEVRAYSIGSDRSCETCIDVGYDPEIKDLLTRFTSHLEKIEKRLEVLTKDIVALKKNIVLIADKSEKSLKIDSYNEFVNESKILRMEIKMIEAKRIDLQNELENTKIEGKVSVENVAYSGVKLYIKNAFYELSKDYSNVTFVEDDNYIKVMTYIPFKSR from the coding sequence ATGGATGATGCGGCTATAAATTTTTCTGAACTTTGTGATAAAATGCGAGCTTACTTGGAAAGAGAAAATCATGTTGATTTGATGGAAATAGAAGCAGATACTCTTGAAGAAGCCTTAAATGACGCTTCTTTAGAACTTTCAGTGCCTTATAAAGAATTAGACTATGAGATTTTGTTAAAAGGTAGCAATGGCATATTGGGATATGGGAGAAAAAAATGGAAAATAGTTGCCTATAGAAATTCTTCTAGCAAGCCAAAAGTGTCTCTTGATTCAAAAAATGATTCAGGAGAAGAAAAAACGATTTCATCAGACGGTGAATTTTTTATTAAAAAATCTTCTAAGGGTGTATTTCTAAAGGTTATCTCCTCAAAGGGACAAGGAGTTCCTATTAATTATCAAGATGTTCTTTCTAAATTAGAATTACATAGCAATATTGAAAATTTTAATAAAGATATTGTAAAGGGTATAGTTGAGAATGCTAGTGGATACTATGAAAAAATTGCTGATTTTGAATCTGATCCTTCTGAAAATGTTACAATGATGGTTCACATATCAGAAAATTCAATGTCAGTCACTATTGAATTTACCACGCCCGGAATTAATGGAGCTGAAATTTTTGCACAAGATATTTTCAATATCCTTAGAAAATATGGAGTGATAGATATTGCAATACTTAAGGATAAAGTAGCAAAATTTGTGGATTATCCGGTTTATGGTGAGCCTATTGAGCTTGCAAGAGGGCTGGAGCCAGTAAAAGGTAAAGATTCTTATATCGATTTTATTGTTGATGAAAACAATAGGCTTGGTGAGTATGAGGTTTCAAGTATAGGCTTTAGGAATGTTGTTGAAGGCGAGGAATTGGCCAGAATTATTCCTTTTGGTAAAGGCGTAGATGGCTATACCGTTTTTGGAAAAGTATTAAAATCAGAGAGTGGTCAGGATATTAATTTTATTTTAGGTGAAAATACTTTTAGAGATGGTTATAAAATTCGTGCAAAATGTAATGGGTATATGTCTGTTTCGGATGGTATAATATCTGTTCACAATATTTATTTGGTCAAGGGTGATGTTGGGCCTGCTACTGGAGATATAGTAAATAATGGAATGGTTCTTGTTCAAGGCAATGTTTTAGATGGATACAATATTATGGCCAAAAGTGGAATAGAAGTGAAAGGATTAGTGGGTCGGTGCAATTTAAAAACGGATGGGTCTATTATTTTTCATAGTGGCGTGAATGGCAAGGGTGATTCTAAGATTTATGCAAGGGGTAATATTAGGGCCAAGTTTTTAGAAAATGTTACTTTAAGTTGCGGTGGGGAAGTTGAGGTTTTAAGAGGCATTGTAAATTCTTCAGTTTCTTCTAAAAAGAGAGTTCTTTGCATCGGTAAAAAATCAAAAATAGTTGGTTCGAGTGTTTATGCTAAAGAAGAGGTTAGAGCTTATTCTATAGGCTCTGATAGAAGTTGTGAAACTTGCATTGATGTTGGTTATGATCCTGAAATTAAAGATTTACTAACTAGATTTACTAGCCATCTTGAAAAGATTGAAAAGCGATTAGAAGTTTTAACTAAAGATATTGTTGCTTTAAAAAAGAATATTGTGCTCATTGCAGATAAATCAGAAAAATCCTTAAAGATTGACAGTTACAATGAATTTGTTAATGAGAGTAAAATTCTTAGAATGGAAATAAAAATGATAGAGGCTAAGCGAATTGATTTGCAAAATGAGCTTGAAAATACTAAGATAGAGGGTAAAGTTTCTGTTGAAAATGTAGCTTACTCAGGCGTTAAACTTTATATTAAGAATGCTTTTTATGAGCTTTCAAAAGATTACAGCAATGTTACTTTTGTAGAGGATGATAATTATATTAAGGTTATGACCTATATTCCTTTTAAGTCTAGGTGA
- the lepB gene encoding signal peptidase I — protein MRIFKAHKYELASILAACLLLITLIKLFLSFYIVKGESMTPTIFDKNWIVNHKFAYGLRLKSRQKYLLLWKTPKKNEMILIKDPITNKIAIKRIFAIPGEKFKQIEKNKICIHDLNFKIDENILKKNNKKIPDNHYLVIGENKQTSLDSRDYGFIKIDNILGKIIYYF, from the coding sequence ATGAGAATATTTAAAGCTCACAAATATGAACTAGCGTCAATTTTAGCCGCTTGCTTACTTTTAATAACCTTAATAAAACTATTCTTATCCTTTTACATAGTAAAAGGCGAATCAATGACCCCAACAATATTTGACAAAAATTGGATTGTAAATCACAAATTTGCATATGGACTTAGACTTAAAAGTCGTCAAAAATATCTTTTATTGTGGAAAACTCCCAAAAAAAATGAAATGATACTTATTAAAGATCCCATAACAAACAAAATTGCTATCAAAAGAATTTTTGCAATTCCGGGAGAAAAATTTAAACAAATAGAAAAAAATAAAATATGCATACATGACTTAAACTTTAAAATAGATGAAAATATTTTAAAAAAAAATAATAAAAAAATTCCTGATAATCACTATTTAGTCATAGGAGAAAATAAACAAACCTCATTAGACTCAAGAGATTACGGATTCATAAAAATTGATAACATATTGGGAAAAATAATTTATTACTTTTAA
- a CDS encoding MinD/ParA family protein: MEDQAQSLRDMMKLNGKFNFSVDEKVQNSKTRFIAVSSGKGGVGKSNIAIGLALKYSELGKKVLILDADIGMANVNILLGVIPKYSIYHMITQNRDIREVITKTEYNIDLLAGASGTMELLDLSDVDVNKFIKELLKIYEYDIVVIDTSAGISRQVISFLLSSDDVVIVTTPEPTSITDAYGIIKVLSYKMENLKNLRLIVNRVANVSEAKGVAKKVIDISGQFLNLNIDYLGYIYEDQNVRSSVFKQKPFVLVNPNSKASYCLDSIVATLEEVSLDSRKRRGVIGFILRFFGVE; this comes from the coding sequence ATGGAAGATCAAGCTCAAAGTTTAAGAGATATGATGAAATTAAACGGTAAATTTAATTTTTCAGTTGATGAGAAAGTTCAAAACAGTAAAACAAGATTCATTGCTGTTAGTAGCGGCAAAGGTGGTGTTGGCAAAAGCAATATTGCAATTGGACTTGCTCTTAAATATTCTGAGCTTGGCAAAAAGGTATTAATACTTGACGCTGACATTGGAATGGCTAATGTTAATATTTTGCTTGGAGTTATTCCTAAGTATAGTATATATCATATGATTACTCAAAATCGTGATATTAGAGAAGTAATAACAAAGACAGAATATAACATTGATCTTTTAGCTGGCGCTTCTGGTACAATGGAGCTTTTAGATCTCTCTGATGTTGATGTTAATAAATTTATAAAAGAATTATTAAAAATATATGAATATGATATAGTTGTAATAGATACCAGTGCTGGGATTTCAAGGCAAGTTATTTCTTTTTTGCTTTCTAGTGACGATGTTGTTATTGTTACTACTCCAGAGCCTACTTCGATTACCGATGCTTATGGAATAATAAAGGTTTTGTCTTATAAGATGGAGAATTTAAAAAATTTAAGACTTATTGTTAATAGAGTAGCTAATGTTAGTGAGGCTAAGGGGGTTGCCAAAAAGGTTATAGATATTTCAGGGCAATTTTTAAATTTAAATATTGATTATTTGGGGTATATTTATGAGGATCAAAATGTTAGAAGTTCTGTTTTTAAGCAAAAGCCTTTTGTTTTGGTAAATCCAAATAGCAAGGCTAGCTATTGTCTTGATTCTATTGTTGCCACTCTTGAAGAGGTTTCTCTAGATAGCAGAAAAAGAAGGGGTGTTATAGGCTTTATATTAAGATTTTTTGGTGTAGAATAG
- a CDS encoding Hsp70 family protein, with protein MKKWIGIDLGTTNTVASYFDVSSKIILNERGERITPSIVSFSDKDVFVGSAAKNQILVNPKKTFYNFKTNIGSNTFYKVDDEFYRAEYISAHLLSSVKKNAEKFLDEEIENVVITVPAYFSEIQRRGVVEAANFAGLNCKAILNEPTAAAIAYAFERQIDGIFLIYDLGGGTFDVTLMEKQNDTYTVLSVKGQSRLGGNDFNKIIEKHVLDSFKNEYPDFNLEDVFLLEQLRERIEEGKKNLSVMEEVDITLLFLDGKHLNYKLKRNEFNAMISEYIDKTIHLSMECIADAGVDISSISKIILSGGSTRIPLIQKVLKESFPSVSILDALNQDEVVAIGAGIHAFSLSRNDSVIKFKDVTPYSLGLEIRDNEFFILIERNTALPISRSKLFTTTNDYQDEIEIHVLQGEYKKASLNYSIGRFSFGNIQKALKGIPKIEVLFTLNESGILSVNAKDLETNSSNFIRIKITSSSDNVAKESLSNTFTSIIE; from the coding sequence ATGAAAAAATGGATAGGTATTGATCTTGGAACCACAAATACTGTAGCATCGTATTTTGATGTTAGTTCTAAGATAATATTAAATGAAAGGGGTGAGCGAATTACCCCTTCTATTGTTTCTTTCTCAGATAAGGACGTTTTTGTTGGAAGTGCCGCTAAAAATCAAATATTAGTTAATCCTAAAAAAACATTCTATAATTTTAAAACCAATATAGGCTCTAATACTTTTTATAAAGTAGATGATGAATTTTATAGAGCAGAATATATTTCAGCACATTTGCTTTCTAGTGTCAAAAAGAACGCTGAAAAATTTTTAGATGAAGAGATTGAAAATGTTGTAATAACAGTTCCTGCATATTTTTCCGAGATTCAAAGGAGAGGTGTTGTTGAAGCTGCAAATTTTGCTGGTTTGAATTGCAAGGCCATACTTAATGAACCAACCGCAGCTGCTATTGCTTATGCCTTTGAAAGACAGATTGATGGAATTTTTCTTATTTATGATCTTGGCGGTGGAACTTTTGATGTAACTCTTATGGAAAAACAAAACGACACTTATACTGTTCTTTCAGTTAAAGGGCAAAGTCGACTTGGAGGTAATGATTTTAATAAAATCATTGAAAAGCATGTTTTAGATAGTTTTAAAAATGAATATCCTGATTTTAATTTAGAAGATGTTTTTCTTCTTGAACAACTAAGAGAGCGAATTGAAGAGGGTAAAAAAAATTTATCTGTTATGGAAGAGGTCGACATTACTTTGCTTTTCCTTGATGGCAAGCATTTAAATTATAAACTCAAAAGGAATGAATTTAATGCGATGATAAGTGAATATATTGACAAAACTATTCACTTATCAATGGAATGTATTGCTGATGCTGGTGTTGATATTAGTAGTATTTCTAAAATAATACTTTCTGGTGGTTCAACAAGGATTCCTTTGATTCAAAAGGTTTTAAAGGAATCCTTTCCTTCTGTTTCGATTTTAGATGCTTTAAATCAAGATGAAGTTGTAGCTATTGGCGCAGGTATTCATGCCTTTAGTCTTTCTAGAAATGACTCTGTTATTAAGTTTAAAGATGTTACCCCTTATTCTCTTGGACTTGAGATAAGGGATAATGAATTTTTTATTTTAATAGAGAGAAATACTGCTTTACCAATTTCTAGAAGCAAGTTATTTACAACTACTAATGACTATCAAGATGAAATTGAGATCCATGTACTTCAAGGTGAATATAAAAAAGCTTCTTTGAATTATTCTATAGGTAGATTTTCCTTTGGCAATATTCAAAAAGCTTTAAAAGGAATTCCTAAAATAGAGGTACTTTTTACTTTAAATGAAAGTGGTATTTTAAGTGTTAATGCTAAAGATTTAGAGACAAATTCTTCTAATTTTATTAGAATAAAAATTACAAGTTCATCTGACAATGTAGCAAAAGAAAGTCTTTCAAACACTTTTACAAGTATTATTGAATAA
- the flhA gene encoding flagellar biosynthesis protein FlhA: protein MLDARKNSILGYLGLNNKSDLIISIGLIFIVAGFILPLPAVILDFLITINLVISLLIILIVLYSKRSLDFSVFPTLLLVMTIFGLVLNISSTRLILTKGINFDGQMIRTFGTFVVGSSGIQGLVIGFIIFIIIIAVQFIVITKGATRVAEVAARFALDALPGKQMAIDSAYSSGNLTEEEATRQKNDLQSEVNFYGAMDGASKFVSGNVKVGFLITLINILGGLLVGTTLQGLNFSEALNNYVSLTVGDGLVSQLPALLISTATGLIVTRSISKNSFGGEIFEQFTNHLGIYWIVSGFLCFLAFLPGFPTLILLFLSLLIAFLAYSLSGIKRKEEINEKIKLEEEQAAIYSDKDVAPVVPLDPLALEIGYNLVPIVDDTKTSELLDRIVKIRREIAFEFGIVVPKIRIVDNMRLQPNAYSFKLRGVEVGRGEIKLGKFLVINVGIDSGIDGDLVKDPSFGLPSLWVNDDGRETAEKLGYTVVDPPSIIATHMTELIKRHSYEILTRQDVQNTLDLFKKDYGAIVEEVLKNFSVGEIQRVLQGLLKEQVSIRNLVTIFETIADFTSITKDIFFLIEKCRQSVGRQITSGYLDLNSELNVITLNPSFEQIIIDSRIESNHDLISSIDPNLKTKFIYKLFEIVNEVQAEGFYPVILSSESSRPIIKAITSREIPELVVMSVLEVPQNIKVNVLKTVEVEE, encoded by the coding sequence TTGTTGGATGCTAGAAAAAATTCTATATTAGGATATTTAGGGCTTAATAATAAGTCTGATTTAATAATTTCGATTGGTTTAATATTTATTGTTGCTGGGTTTATCTTACCCCTTCCTGCAGTTATTTTAGATTTTTTGATTACGATTAATTTAGTAATAAGTCTTTTAATTATTTTAATTGTTCTTTATTCTAAGAGATCTCTAGATTTTTCTGTTTTTCCCACCTTATTGCTTGTGATGACTATTTTTGGACTTGTTCTTAATATTTCTTCTACTAGATTGATTTTAACGAAGGGTATAAATTTTGATGGGCAAATGATAAGAACATTTGGTACATTTGTTGTAGGTAGTTCTGGAATTCAAGGACTTGTTATTGGGTTTATTATATTTATAATAATCATTGCCGTTCAATTTATTGTAATTACCAAAGGAGCAACAAGGGTAGCTGAAGTTGCAGCTCGTTTTGCTCTTGATGCGCTTCCCGGTAAGCAAATGGCCATTGATTCTGCCTACAGCTCTGGAAATTTGACAGAAGAAGAGGCTACAAGGCAAAAAAACGATTTGCAATCAGAAGTTAATTTTTATGGTGCAATGGATGGAGCTTCTAAATTTGTATCGGGAAACGTTAAGGTTGGATTTTTGATAACCCTTATAAATATTCTTGGCGGTTTGCTGGTAGGAACAACTTTACAAGGTCTTAATTTTAGCGAAGCTCTTAATAATTATGTTTCATTAACAGTTGGCGATGGGCTTGTGTCTCAATTGCCGGCTCTTTTAATTTCAACGGCTACAGGATTGATTGTTACTAGGTCGATTTCAAAAAATAGCTTTGGTGGCGAGATTTTTGAGCAATTCACAAATCATTTAGGAATTTATTGGATTGTTTCTGGGTTTTTATGTTTTTTAGCTTTTCTTCCTGGATTTCCAACTCTAATTCTTCTTTTTTTAAGTTTGCTTATTGCATTTTTAGCTTATTCTCTTTCAGGAATAAAGCGCAAAGAAGAAATTAATGAAAAAATAAAATTGGAAGAAGAGCAAGCGGCAATTTATTCAGATAAAGATGTTGCGCCTGTTGTTCCTCTTGATCCACTGGCTCTTGAGATTGGATATAATCTTGTTCCAATAGTTGATGATACAAAAACTTCTGAATTACTTGATCGTATTGTTAAGATAAGGCGTGAGATTGCTTTTGAATTTGGAATAGTTGTGCCTAAGATTAGAATAGTTGATAATATGCGGCTTCAGCCCAATGCTTATTCTTTTAAACTAAGAGGAGTTGAAGTTGGACGAGGTGAGATTAAACTTGGTAAATTTTTAGTGATAAATGTTGGAATTGATTCTGGAATAGATGGAGATCTTGTTAAAGATCCTTCATTTGGGCTTCCTTCTCTTTGGGTAAATGATGATGGGCGAGAAACTGCTGAAAAATTGGGATATACTGTTGTAGATCCCCCCTCGATTATTGCTACACACATGACAGAGCTTATTAAAAGACATTCTTACGAAATTTTGACTCGTCAGGATGTTCAAAATACACTTGATCTTTTTAAGAAAGATTATGGGGCTATTGTTGAGGAGGTTCTTAAGAATTTTTCAGTTGGCGAGATTCAAAGAGTTTTGCAAGGTCTTTTAAAAGAGCAAGTTTCAATTCGAAATTTGGTTACAATTTTTGAAACAATTGCAGATTTCACAAGTATTACTAAGGATATATTTTTCTTAATTGAAAAATGTAGACAATCAGTTGGAAGGCAAATAACTAGTGGGTATTTAGACTTAAATTCTGAGCTTAATGTAATAACTTTAAACCCTAGTTTTGAGCAAATAATAATAGATTCTCGTATAGAATCCAATCATGATCTTATAAGTTCAATTGATCCTAATTTGAAAACTAAATTTATTTATAAACTTTTTGAAATTGTAAACGAGGTTCAAGCAGAAGGGTTTTATCCAGTTATTCTCTCAAGCGAATCGTCAAGACCTATAATAAAAGCGATAACAAGTAGAGAGATTCCAGAACTTGTTGTTATGTCTGTTTTAGAGGTTCCCCAAAATATTAAAGTTAATGTTCTTAAAACAGTAGAGGTTGAAGAATAG
- a CDS encoding tetratricopeptide repeat protein, whose translation MLPLFIVISSFIVFILVFLFFKIALKLTIGKTKGKIKKYDERTQKLIERAISLLKTNPNEIGALEILNNYYYKNQDHENGIKYAKKLCQLIEDNPISQEINTFKAFLSYGFYNLKRNFNREALEFLKKAYLLKKTDEDANYYLGIAFLKNEMYKEALYYLTKVYKFNKNNKDILKHIGITLFNLESYRKAAGIFNNIKKHIQGDIDALLAYAKSLSKMNQDHLALEIANKIKQKDGMIYEALLITSEIHSKNKELDKLEQNIKEIIKVKPDLPKKIFLELFYNLGELQISVENYQKATEAFTKVEDIDPNYKKIKEKLEFSKRLNENIALRIYLRSSKENFGKIANEIILKLYLNKFQVRDSKINEITSQFIDMNFHLANNQWEENLIVRFVRTEQDTFGELFLKDFISKIKENKIKGLCIAPSKFSLKAKQMIEGRLIDLVEGKKLTQILKKINISKYT comes from the coding sequence GTGTTACCGCTATTTATAGTAATCTCTTCATTTATAGTATTTATTTTAGTATTTTTATTTTTTAAAATAGCATTAAAGCTTACAATAGGCAAAACGAAGGGGAAAATTAAAAAGTATGACGAGAGAACGCAAAAATTAATCGAAAGAGCAATTTCTCTATTAAAAACAAATCCAAACGAAATAGGTGCCCTTGAAATTTTAAATAATTACTACTATAAAAATCAAGACCATGAGAATGGTATAAAATATGCAAAAAAATTATGCCAATTAATAGAAGACAATCCAATAAGTCAAGAAATAAACACATTTAAAGCTTTTTTAAGCTATGGATTTTATAACCTTAAAAGAAACTTCAACAGAGAAGCCTTAGAATTTTTAAAAAAAGCATACCTCTTAAAAAAAACAGATGAAGATGCAAATTATTATCTTGGTATAGCATTCTTAAAAAATGAAATGTATAAAGAAGCTCTATACTATCTTACAAAAGTTTACAAGTTTAATAAAAATAATAAGGATATCCTAAAACACATAGGGATAACTTTATTTAATCTGGAAAGCTATAGAAAAGCTGCTGGAATATTTAATAACATAAAAAAACACATACAAGGCGACATTGACGCCCTTTTAGCATATGCTAAATCTTTGTCAAAAATGAATCAAGACCATCTGGCACTAGAAATCGCTAACAAAATAAAACAAAAAGACGGAATGATTTATGAAGCTTTATTAATTACATCTGAGATTCATTCAAAAAATAAAGAATTGGATAAATTAGAACAAAATATTAAAGAAATAATAAAAGTAAAGCCTGACTTGCCTAAAAAAATTTTCCTTGAATTATTTTATAATCTTGGAGAACTTCAAATATCTGTTGAAAATTATCAAAAAGCTACAGAAGCTTTTACCAAAGTTGAAGATATTGATCCAAATTACAAAAAAATTAAAGAAAAATTAGAATTTAGTAAAAGATTAAACGAAAACATAGCACTAAGAATATACTTGCGCAGTTCAAAAGAAAATTTTGGAAAAATAGCAAATGAAATTATTTTAAAACTATATTTAAATAAATTTCAAGTAAGAGATTCTAAAATAAACGAAATAACATCACAATTTATTGATATGAACTTTCACTTAGCTAACAATCAGTGGGAAGAAAATTTAATAGTACGCTTTGTAAGAACTGAACAAGATACTTTTGGTGAATTATTCTTAAAAGATTTCATTTCAAAAATAAAAGAAAATAAAATAAAAGGACTCTGCATTGCTCCATCAAAATTCTCTTTAAAAGCTAAACAAATGATTGAAGGAAGGCTTATCGATCTAGTAGAAGGCAAAAAACTAACTCAAATACTTAAAAAAATTAACATATCCAAATACACATAA